In Glycine max cultivar Williams 82 chromosome 10, Glycine_max_v4.0, whole genome shotgun sequence, the DNA window tttaaccaaacTTAATTATCTTCGAGAATAAACAATTATTCTCAACTAATTTTATAGTTAACTTATTTCCAAGAATAATATTTctgaaactaaaaaattatcgtGAAACAAATACCCCTAAGCAAATTTATGCATGGAAGAAAAGCTCAAATTATTCCATTCAAgtgatttttttgtaggaaGCCTTGTTGGGaaccataaaatattttatatttaggtACTAGCATTTCAAGAGTGATGTAGAGAGTGAAAACGTAAAAGTTAAATacagttacaaaaaaaaaaaaaaaaagccagcAAAAGCAAAATAAGCAGGGATACAACAACTGCGCAAAGCATAGATTTTTCAAtgctaaaattaataataaagtatcACATTCAACATCTGGTTGATCCATTTGTATGAAGTTGAATAATAAATGACAATAATATTACACGGGTTTTACACCACAAAACTTAAAACAAATGCATCAACTGAAAAAGTTCTCCCTTAAATTAGTAAATTACATCCTCCGTGGCTATAAATGTGACTCTGGAAGAATTAACTTAGGAATCAAGATAAATGTATCTTGAACCACCAAACTACATCCAACATTGAACCCTAATACCCTATGACAAATTGCAAAAAGCAATTCATGTTCCTCAGAAGATTTATAGAAAAGATTCAAGGATTCACTTCGTTAAGGGAGTATGCCTTCACACACTTCAGAAGGTTATTATATGAGTAAACTCTGCCGGGCGATAAACTTGTTAAGACCACATTTCCTCTATAATGTAGTCTAAGTTGGGAATTCTGGTTTTCTGTCCAAAGGCCAAATTCAAGCAGATCTCCTTCTTTCCAGCAAATATTGACTGTCACCCCACCACGAGCTTTTAATCCTTTCACACAACCATTCGCCCATTTGTCGCGTGGCAATGCAGGAAGCAAGTAGAGGTCCTTCGTTGTGCTTTGAACAAGCATTTCTGCAATTGCTCCAGAAAAACTGACACCAAACAAATGCTTTTTCTCAGCCAAGCTAACTCAGAATTATTAGCATGTCACCAATGCTAAAGCAACAATTTCATCACAGGCTAGGTTTCTATTTCTGCATATAACTTCCAAACATGTGGGTGAACTAAAGAAAAATACTATGATGTCAAAggtccaattaaattttttgaatgtAATGGATTTCTCCACACTTAAGAACCAAAGTTTGGAGTTATAATGTGGATAAGATGCAATAGATTAAACAAGATATGATAATTGcacaaattattaaaatcacaaaaaagaaaaattcttgcATGAGTGCAATGATTTATCAGATAACAATGAAATTAATGAAACAAAAGTTGAAGCCTTAACATAATGTATAGATGTTGAAATTCTACCAGGAGTTTCATGATATTTAAGCTTAACTGTTTTTGCAACAGCAAAACTACACCCTCCTTCCTCAGAAATGAGAATAAATGTACTTCAGCTCAAGCTTTTAAATGATGAAATTGACAAGATACACCGATACTACAGTTCATAAAGATGGGCCTTACCCAAAGTTTGCATCAATCTGAAAAGGGGGATGTGCTGTGAACAGGTTGCTGTAAAGTCCACCTTCAAAATCCCTTTCATGATCAGGCTCCACCAAGACAATCAAGTGTTTTATCATGCGATATGCGTGCTCACTATTGTGAAGATGTGCCCACAGTGAAGCTTTCCAAGTTGTTGACCACCCTGGACCATCATCTCCTGTAATGCAGTGCAAGAATGTTAACTAAAttgtattattcatttttagtaTTGAAGATGAAAAAGAAAGCAGATTTATGCCATGCTGTCATATATGCAAGGTTAAACATAAACATAGTAATTCCTGATTTGATAAAGGGATGGGATACATAATTCCTGGAGTACCATTATAATTGTCTACTAAACTAACTAGAGGCTTTTAAGACAACACATAATCTATCTATTTCGAATGtactctcaagtctcaacacACAAAATCAATTCAGCTATTCATAAGCAACAAACACATGGTACCATTAGACAGTATTTTATACTAGTGCCTTCCAATGAGATACTAATAAGTAGATATGGCTGTTCCAGATCATCTAAGTTTATGAAATTTCTACATAATAAATAAGAGCCATAGTGTCATACATATTGCAAGAAAAAACAACTATATCTCTTAAAAGAGTTTAGCTCTTAAAGTTCTCATAAAAGACCTCTTTTAATTAGACTAACTTCCACAGCTTTACAGAGGTCTGGAGTTTTCTCAACACTAATTGTATGTCCTGGAAACAGTCCAAAAAGGTGTGAAACATGTCGATGATGTACATCTGGGTCCACAAAATCTTCTGCCTGCCAAATGAGTAAGGTGTTATAGTTAACTTGGAATTGCTAGCCTACAGTAGAACTAGGTCGTTCCAAATCAGAACAAGATATCAGATGACAAAAACAGACCAAATGGACATTGAagtgatggaaggaaggaataCAAATATCAAACATAATTGCATACCCATTCCATAATGGAACCATCTCTAGCAACTTTTGTCGGAGGAAGTTTAGACTGATACTTGGTGACTCTTTTGATAATAGTATCATTATGCCTTCCCAAAACCTGGTTTTGAGAAATTTAGTGACCAAtacaaaattatgataatatgaAACTAGTATTGGTTTGAGAATTAAGATCATTTTTCACCTCAGCAGCAGAAATGATCATAGAGAAAACTTCTTTTATGATTGAAATGTCCATGGTTGATGAGTAGCTCACACTAGCAGTTTTTCCGTCTGGTGCAGTGAACATGTGCTCTGGTGAAGTGGATGGGTTGGTTTCCAATAATCCACCACGGCCTTCAATCAACCAATCCAACAAAAATGTTGTACATCCTTCCAACAAAGGATAAGCTTTATTCTTAAGAAAATcctaatataaaagaaaattcaacCATTACTAACATagtatttacaaataaaaatatagatatatatgCCATGATacaatatcatatttttcatcCCTAGGTAGACATATCTAACAACTAGTCTATATTTATAACCTCAAAGGTTCGTTTGTAACAATGGCAGTAAATAAGTTGCATCCTTAAAGGAAACTCCAAAtctataattacattttctgGTTGTGGTTTCAAAGTCCATTTGAACCTTATAATACTTATACAGCATGTTGCTCCCTGGAATTATTAATCATCATAGCTGAACAAGGCATTGTATGGATTagtatcaaattttgaaatcttATTGTgtacataaaacaaaaaaatgaaaaatagatcAACTACTTATATAGAACCCTATTACAACATGAAGATGAATAACATCTTTCAATATTTCAGGTCCAACATATAGTTATGCCATGAAAATAGAAGCAGATTAGTTAGGCATGCATGAAAGGAAACTCTACAAAGTATGACAGTCCATCATCAAAATGTTCAATAACTAGAGGAAACCTAAAATTGTTGAATCTCGCTAAACAGCTCTTTTCACAAGATCAGTTTTGAGTCAATACTGTTGAATCAAGGGTTAGATAATTTACTCAAAAACCAGAACTTACTTTGTCCATTGTATAAATATAATGCTCCCATAAATGTGTACAAAGCCAAGCTCCACCCATTGGCCATAAAGCCCAAACAGCCTCACCTCGatctggtgatgttttacccCATATGTCAGAAACTTGATGTGCAACCCAACCATTTGCTTCATAGTTCACCTGTATGCAAGATCAAAGGAAAATATGGATAGAACATATAAAATTCATGACACATTGAGCAAATGGTAATATGCTAgactatattttcttttgcttttttgcTTTGCTACAAAGTTATTGATAGCTTACAAGCatatgaaagaaagagggaaaAGTACAAAATACCTTTGCAGTTTTTTTACCAATGACTGACAAAGAGGAAATGAAATCAAATAAGGGCTCTTGACACTCGTGTAGGTTGCAAGCAAGGGATGGCCAATAATTCATTTGAAGATTAATGTTCAAGTGAGGAGCACCACTGGATGacataaaaaaagacaaattacAAACTCAAGAATTCTTCATGAAGTTACTTCtagatatatatttaattctcCATATCCATTTGACAACTCTAAGCCACCTTATAACCTAGAAACTATAgcgtacaatttttttatttgttatttattgctAGAAGAGGGATGAAAAGAGAAGGGAAGACATACTCCCATGCAGGCTCAACATCTTTGTTCCAGATACCTTGTAGGTTTGCCACCTGGGTTCCAGGACGCGaacaagagattagaagatatCGACCATATTGAAACAAAAGCTCCACAAAGGAAGGATCTTCATCAGTTTGAAAAGATTT includes these proteins:
- the LOC100817294 gene encoding alpha-L-fucosidase 2; protein product: MATANRHSYELLLLHRLLLYFVVSCSLSLSWAVQDGERVMVRNTPQKNWWKPSLTNAEDDDPPPRPLKVTFAEPATHWTDAIPIGNGRLGAMVWGAVPSEALQLNEDTLWTGIPGDYTNKSAPQALAEVRKLVNDRKFAEATAAAVKLSGEPSDVFQLLGDIKLEFHDSHLNYSKESYYRELDLDTATAKIKYSVGDVEFTREHFASNPDQVIVTRLSASKPGSLSFTVYFDSKMHHDSRVSGQNQIKIEGRCPGSRIRPRVNSIDNPQGIQFSAVLDMQISKDKGVIHVLDDKKLRVEGSDSAILLLTASSSFDGPFTKPEDSKKDPASESLSRMVSVKKFSYDDLYARHLADYQNLFHRVSLQLSKSSKTGSGKSVLEGRKLVSSQTNISQKRGDDTIPTSARVKSFQTDEDPSFVELLFQYGRYLLISCSRPGTQVANLQGIWNKDVEPAWDGAPHLNINLQMNYWPSLACNLHECQEPLFDFISSLSVIGKKTAKVNYEANGWVAHQVSDIWGKTSPDRGEAVWALWPMGGAWLCTHLWEHYIYTMDKDFLKNKAYPLLEGCTTFLLDWLIEGRGGLLETNPSTSPEHMFTAPDGKTASVSYSSTMDISIIKEVFSMIISAAEVLGRHNDTIIKRVTKYQSKLPPTKVARDGSIMEWAEDFVDPDVHHRHVSHLFGLFPGHTISVEKTPDLCKAVEVSLIKRGDDGPGWSTTWKASLWAHLHNSEHAYRMIKHLIVLVEPDHERDFEGGLYSNLFTAHPPFQIDANFGFSGAIAEMLVQSTTKDLYLLPALPRDKWANGCVKGLKARGGVTVNICWKEGDLLEFGLWTENQNSQLRLHYRGNVVLTSLSPGRVYSYNNLLKCVKAYSLNEVNP